A segment of the Frankineae bacterium MT45 genome:
TGGAACTCCGGACGGGTGGTGGTCCGGCCATCGGGGACCGAGCCGAAGCTGAAGGCCTACCTGGAGGTGGTCGTCGCTGACGCCTCGACGGAGCGGGCGGCGGAGCTGCTCGCCCAGCTGCGAGGCGAGATGGGTAGCGCGCTCGGTCTGGAGTGAGCGCACTCGGCAGGCGGGGCTAGAAGTCGCCTGCTGAGCTTCTGATGCCGGTCAGGATGCGGCTCAGCGATTGCAGATCGCGGGACTTCAGGCCGAGTTTCTCGAAGACCTCGACGTTGAGCACGTCGGTCGCCTCGGCTGCGATACGGCGCCCGGGCTTGAGCAGATGCACGCGCACCGAGCGGCCATCGTCGGTATCGGCCCGTCGCTCGACGAAGCCCTGGCTCTCCAGACGGTCAACCACGCTGGTGACGCTGGTGGGGTGAACCTGCAGCAGCGACCCGATCCGCTTCATCGTCATCGCACCCTTGCGGCTGAAGGAGAGGAGAACCAGCAGTTCGTAACGGGCGAAGGTGAGATCCATCGGGCGCAGCACCGCATCGACCCGGCTCATGAAGATCTGATGCACCCGCGTGACTCCGGTGACGATGGCCATCCCGTCGGCCGCATCGCCCCACCCATGAGCCACCCACTGCCGCCGGGCCTCCTGGACCGGATCGATGAGCGGAGCGTCCTCGGTCACGGACACGATCCTAGCTACCGTGCTGCGGCAGGTAGCGACAAGCCGAGCGTTCCTAGAACGGTGGCGGGTCGTCGACGTGTGGCTCGTGCGGGATTTGACTGTGGAGATCGTTGCCGGTCAGAGCACCGGATTCGCAGGTGCCGCCGACGAGTTCGCGGAATCCAGGCACGCGGGTCTGCGGGTCACCGGTTTTGGCTCTGTCGCCTACCGGTTCGCTGAATTCAGGGACGCAGGACTCCGGGTCGCTGAATTCCGGGGCGCATGACTCCAGGTCACTGGCTTCGCTGACCTCGCCTACGGGGTCGCTGAATTCAGGGACACAGGACTCTGGCTCACCGCATTCGACGCCCTCTCGAACGGGACCACTGAATTCCGGGACTCCACTGTCCGGGTCGCCGGTTTCGACGCGATCGTCTAAACGGTCGCCGAGTTCGAGGGCGCAGTGCTGAGGGTCGTTCGGTCCCCAGTTGTCGGCGTCGGGGTCGTGGAGTGGGGGTGTGTGGTTGGGGTGGGTGTGGCCGGTGGGTGAACGCCATTGGGTGTGGGTGCCGGTGGAGTGGCCGCTGGTGGTGGGGTCGCCGCTGGTGGTGGCTTGCCACCGGGTTTGGTGTTTGAGGCGGTGGTGGCGGCGGCACCGGCAGCGCAGATTCTGCTTGTTGGTGGGGCCGGTGGGGTAGGGGGTGTGGTGGTCGAGGTCGGTGTGTTTCGCGGGGACGGCACAGGTCGGGAAGTCGCAGTACTGGTCGCGGGCGATGACGAAATCGGTCAGGTCCTGCGGTGGGGTGTACCGGGTCCGGCCGTAGTCCAGTAGGTCACCGGTGGCGGGGTCGGTGAGCAGCCGCCGCCAGGTCCCGGTCGGGTCGGCCGCGATCCGCCGCGCGACAGCGGCTGGTACCGGGCCGTGACCGTCCAGTTCACCGGGGAGGTCGTTGAGACCCAACAACGTCGTGACGGCGATGGTGACCTGGACGGTGGGGCGGGTGCCATGCTGGGTCGGCACCACCCCGGGACTATTCAACGCATCGACGAACACTCTGGTGAACGCGTCCGCTCGCCGTTGATCCGCGGTCCGGGTCTCCCCCGCCCACCGGTGCGCGGCCAACGCGCGGACGGTGGTCATCACCGCGGCGGCGTCCTCCGCCGGCAGCAGCGCCCAGATCTCAGCCATCCCGTCCGGTCGCGGGGTGTGCTCCACTACCCGTTTCGCCACCGCGTCACGGTGCTGCCGCTCGACACTGACGTGGTTGTGTTTGATGACCGCCCGTTTCACCGACCGGGCGAACAACTGCGCCGTCTGCCCACCACCCCGGGCCAGGACTGAGGTTTCGACCGCGGCGAGGACGTCGGGGGCCTCGATGCCGACTGTTTCGCGGGCCACCACGAACGCATGCGCGTCGGTGATCACCCCGCGTTTCAGCAACCCCATCGTCCCCGGCAGCCGGGTCGCGAGCTGGGTGGCGTGGGACAGTTCGAACGCCGCCACCCGCGGGGAGATCAGCAACGCCGTGGAGACTTCAGCGTTCGCGCATTCGTGCCCCAACTCCAGACTCAGCCCGTCGTCGGTGACCCGTTCCACCATCACCGCCAACCCCTCCACCGACGCCGCCCGCAACGCCGCGCTGTGGCGGCGCAACGCGATCAACAGATCCACCCGACCCGCCGCCGACAACACCCGCGGATCCAGGGCACTAAGCAACGCCACATCCGCCGGATCCGGGTCACACACCGCGAAATGCCGCGCGAACACCCCCGGAGACGCCATCACATCCAAAACTGTCACCGGGTTATGCGAGAGTTCGGGATGTTCGGGATGACGGTCAGTGTCGTCGAGCAGACCCGCGACGCTCTCCGCGCAGAACGCCTCACCCAACACCACCACCTCCGGCTCAGGAGACGGTTCAGCGCCGCTACCGGTGCCGGGCCTGTCCTCGCTCATCCCATAACCGTACACACGTTCGAATCAGCTGGCTACAGACAAACTGTCTATAAATTAGGGAGAAAGCGTCCTGCGAGCCCGGCAAACCCGAATCACGGAGAGCCCGCCAAGTCTGTACAGCCTGCGAGTCGCGGTCGTCTACACGTTGCGGCGGTACTGGCCGCCGACCTCGAAGAAGGCATCGGTGATCTCGTTCAGGGTGCAGACTCGCGCCGCGTCCATGAGTACAGCGAAGACGTTCTCGCCCTTCTGCGCAGCCTCCTGCAGCCGTCGCAGCGCCGCCGGCGCCTCGTCGGCATGAGCAGTCTTGAAGTCGGCCAGTCGGGTCAGTTGCGACCGCTTCTCGGCCTCCGTCCCACGGGCCAACTCCAGCACCGGCGACGCCCCGACCTCCGACGCAGAAGCGGAAGACGAAGATGACGAAGCAGACGAGAGGAACGTGTTCACCCCGACCAGCGGCAGAGTTCCATCATGTTTTCCCTGCTCATAGCGCATCGACTCATCCTGAATCCGGCCGCGCTGGTACCCGCTCTCCATCGCGCCGAGCACGCCGCCCCGGTCGGTCAGGCGGTCGAACTCGGCGAGCACAGCCGCCTCCACCAGGTCGGTCAACTCCTCGACGACGAAGGAGCCCTGCAGCGGGTTCTCGTTCGCGGATAGCCCCCACTCCTTGGTGATGACCAGCTGAATCGCGAGCGCCCGTCGCACCGACTCGGCCGACGGTGTCGTCACCGCCTCGTCGTAGGCGTTGGTGTGGAGGCTGTTCGCGTTGTCGTACAGGGCGTTCAGCGCCTGCAGGGTGGTGCGGATGTCGTTGAAGGCCATCTCCTGGGCATGAAGGGACCGGCCAGAGGTCTGCACGTGATACTTCAGCTTCTGCGACCGGTCGTTGGCACCGTAGCGGTCGCGCATCGCGATAGCCCAGATCCGACGAGCCACCCGTCCGAGCACGGTGTATTCGGCGTCCATGCCATTGGAGAAGAAGAAGGAGAGGTTCGGCGCGAAGTCGTCGATCTTCATCCCACGAGCCAGATAGGACTCGACGTAGGTAAATCCATTGGCCAGCGTGAAGGCCAGCTGGCTGATCGGGTTGGCTCCGGCTTCGGCGATGTGATAGCCCGAGATCGATACCGAGTAGAAGTTGCGGACCTCGTTCTGGACGAACCACTCGGCGATATCACCCATCATTCGCAGCGAAAAGTCGGTCGAGAAGATGCAGGTGTTCTGCCCCTGATCCTCCTTCAGGATGTCGGCCTGCACCGTTCCGCGAACATTTCTCAGGGCATTCGCCCGTAGCTGGGCCACCTCCTCCCCCGACGCCTCCCGGCCATGCGCAACCCGGAACGCCTCCAGTTGCTGATCAATCGCGGTGTTCAGGAAGAAGGCGAGCAGGGTCGGTGCCGGGCCGTTGATCGTCATCGAGACCGAGGTCGACGGCGCAAGCAGGTCGAAGCCGTCGTAGAGCGCCTTCATATCCTCCAACGTCGCGATCGACACCCCTGACGTGCCGACTTTTCCGTAGACATCCGGGCGTTCCTGCGGGTCACACCCGTAGAGAGTCACCGAGTCGAAGGCGGTGGAGAGGCGCGTCGCCGGCTGACCCTCCGACAGGAGGTGAAAACGGCGATTGGTCCGGAAGGCATCCCCCTCGCCGGCGAACATGCGGGCCGGATCCTCTCCTTCGCGCTTGAACGGGAAGACTCCGGCGGTGTAGGGGAAGTAGCCGGGCAGATTCTCGGCCCGCAGGAAGCGCAGCAGATCTCCTCGGTCGCTGTATTTCGGCAATGAAACACGGCGAATCTCCGAGCCTGAGAGCGTGGTGCGAGTGAGCGTCTGCGCGCGCCCACCGACTGATAGCGACGAACCCGAGTACTCAAGCGCCCGCTGCTCCCAGTCGACAAGGAGCCTGCGCGTCTCGTTGCTGATCGACGTCTCGCTCCGCTCCAACGCAACCCGCAGGTCCTCGCTGGGCGGAAGAAGGTCACGGACGGTCTGCAGCGCCTGCAGCTCTCGCACTCGCCCCGACTCGAGCTCAGTCTCGGCGTGGTAGGCGCGCACCGTCGCCGCGATCTCAGCCAGGTAGCGGACCCGCTCGGCCGGCACCGGGGTGCTCAGTCCGGAGGAGCTGCGCACCGCGACCGGCTCCAGCGCGCCGGCCGCGAAGGGGAGGCCCTTCTCGGTCAGCACTTCACGTAACTGCTGGTACAGCGCGGTGACGCCGTCGTCGTTGAAGCTGGCCGCGCTAGTGCCGAAGACGGGCATCTCCTCCCAGGACTGGCCGAATGCCTCACGGTTGCGCAGCAGCTGACGGGCGACGTCACGGCGAGCATCCTCCGAGCCGCGCCGCTCGAACTTGTTGATGGCCACCACGTCGGCGTAGTCGAGCATGCCGATCTTCTCCAGCTGGGACGCAGCACCGAACTCCGCCGTCATCACGTAGAGAGACGCGTCGACGAACGGCACGATCGCATCGTCACCCTGCCCAATGCCGGGCGTCTCGACGATGATCAGGCCGAATCCGGCGGCCCGGCAGGCCGCGATCGCCTCCGGCAGGCAGCTCGGCACCTCGCTCCCACTGCTACGTGTGGCCAGCGAGCGGAAGTAGACCCGGTCGTCGTCCAGGCTGTTCATCCGAATCCGGTCACCGAGGAGTGCGCCGCCACCCCGGCGCCGGGTCGGGTCGACGGCCAGCACGGCGATGCGGATCGCGTCCCGCTGATCCAGTCGCACCCGGCGTATCAGCTCGTCGGTGAGTGATGACTTGCCTGAGCCGCCGGTGCCGGTGATCCCGAGGACGACGGACGGGCCCGAACCAGGCAGGTCGGGCAGGTCCTCGGGTCCGAGCTGGCCACTCTCCAGCAGCGAAATGCAGCGAGCCAGCGCCCCGGTCTCGCCAGCGACTAGCCGCGAGAACAACTCGCCTCTCGGTGCCGGCAGGGCGTGATCGTTCTCGGCGATGATTGTGTTCACCATCGCGCCCAGGCCGAGGCGCTGCCCGTCCTGGGGGGAGAAGATCCGCCGGACGCCCGAGGCATGCAGCCGCTCGATCTCCTCGGGCACGATGGTCCCGCCCCCGCCGCCGTAGACGGCGATCTGGCCGGCCCCGCGCTGGGCCAGCAGTTGCACGAGGTACTCGAAGTATTCGAGGTGGCCACCCTGGTAGGAACTGATCGCGATCGCCTGGACGTCCTCCTGGATCGCCGCCGTCACCACCTCGTCGACGCAGCGATTGTGCCCGAGGTGAATCACCTCAGCGCCCTGCGCCTGCAGGATCCGCCGCATGATGTTGATCGCCGCGTCGTGGCCGTCGAAGAGTGCGGCGGCGGTGAGCACCCGGACCGGGTGCTTCGGGACGTGTAGGGCGGTCACCTGGAACCAATCTCTCAGCACCGGGGTGGGCGCAGTTCAACTTACTAGGACGTCCTACTAATACCAGGCCCGGGAGCCACTGGCTAGATAGTTTGACGTCCTAGTTTTCTCAAGCTCGAGTGGCCTTATTTTTACGTGGCGACCCGATTCACAGTCCTGACGCTCCCGTACTGGTTAGTAGCCCGTCATAGTGGAGGTTGTGACGACCCTGCAGCCGGCGCGACTGGCCAACTCCACCCGCTACCCAATGCCCGAGTTCGGCGCCCGATTGCTGGGATTCGGAGCTGCGCAGCCCAGTCGGGTGGTCTCGGCCGGTGAATTGGGGACCCCCTTCGAGCGCAGCGCGGAGTGGGTCGAGACGCGCACCGGGATCCAGCAGTTGCGACGTATTGAAGGTGACGAGCGCCTCCTCGATCTGGCCCTCTCCGCCGCCGACGACGCGATCGCGGCCTCCGGAGTCGAGGCCTCGGAGATCGACTTCGTCATCGCCGCCACCTGCAGCGTCCGCGGCGGAGCGCAGCCGCTGGCCCCGCAACTGAGCGCGGCGCTGGCTCCGGGGGCGGCCACCTACGACCTGAACGCCGCCTGCAGCGGCTTCTGCTACGCCCTGAGCGCAGCTGAGGGGATGATCCGGGCCGGCTCCGCCCGCTACGTTCTGATCGTCGGCGCTGAGCAGATGAGCGACCTGATCGACCCGGCCGACCTGGGCACCGGCATCATCTTCGGCGACGGCGCCGGGGCCGCCGTGCTCGGACCGGTGACCGGCACGCAGACCGAGATCGGACCCGTCGTCTGGGGCAGCGACGGGGCACAGTCGGAGATGATCGCCTTCGATGAACCGGAGGACGACACGCGTAGCTACATGCGGATGCAGGGGCGGCAGGTCTTTCGCTGGGCGGTGGAGAACATTCACCGGGTCGCACTTCAGGCCTGCCAGCGGGCGGGCGTCGACCCGGTCGAGATCGACATCTTCGTGCCACATCAGGCCAATCTGCGCATCGTCGACGCGATCGCCGGCAAGCTCGGATTCCGCGACGTCGTGATCGCCGACGACGTGGTGAACTCGGGGAACACCTCAGCGGCGTCGATCCCGATCGCGCTGACCCGGCTCATCGCTGACGGACGGGCCCGCAGCGGGGAACTGGCGCTGCTGATCGGCTTCGGGGCCGGGCTGGCCTACGCCGGCCAGGTCGTACGGATGCCCTAGGCTCGGCTAAGTCACAGAGCCGAACGAGAGGTTGGATCAGTGCTGATCATCAATGGAGTCGACGACGCCTTCACCCGAGTCGGGCAGGAGCTCGGGGTCGGCGATTGGCGCAAGGTCGAGCAGGGCGACATCAACACCTTCGCCGACGTCACCGACGACCACCAGTGGATCCACATCGACACCGAGAAGGCAAAGGCGAGCCCGTTCGGCGGCACCATCGCCCACGGCTTCTACACGCTGTCCATGCTCCCGGCCCTGCACGCGTCGATATTCAAGGTCGAGGGGATCACCCACGGCATCAACTACGGAATGGACCGGGTGCGGTTCCCCGCCCCCACTCCGGTGGGTAGCTCGATCCGGGCGCGGGTGGTTCTCACCAAGATCGATGAGATCCCCGGCGGGGCGCAGGCCACCTTCACCTCGACGATCGAGTGCGACGCCAGCGAGAAGCCGGTCTGCGTAGCGGAGTTCCTGGTGCGCTTCTACGGTCCGCGCGGGGAAGCCGCCGTCAAGTAGAGCGGAGAAGCCGCCGTCTAGTACAGCGGAGAATCCGCCGTCAAGAACGGCGAAGCCGCCGGCTAGCTACCGACGCCGGTCAGCTGCGAGTCGTGCTTGAAGACCGGCCACTGGCCGGGACCCGACACGGTACTGACGTTCGATCCGCTCAGTTCGTAGTGCAGTTCGATGCTGCGGCCGTAGCCGTTGTACCCGGCGACGGTGACTCCGATCGCCCCGTTCGGATCACGGGTAACCGTCGCGGTGTTCTGGATGCCCAATGAAGTGTTGAGCGTTCCGGTGATCTGCCCAGTCCGGCCGTCGACGATGTAGGTCCCGCCGGTCGTCGCCGCGATGATGCTCTGGTAGCCGTTACCGAGGTCGATGCTGGTCGCCGAGCCGTACATTCCGCCCGGCAGCGCGGTGTGCCAGACGATGGCACCGTTCGCCGGGTTGATGGCGTAGAGCGAACCGGAGTTGGCCGCCTTGAAGGTCGGTTGGATGAGCAGCGGCGAGCCATTCCCCTGGACGTCGACCAGCGACGCCGTCGCCCGGGTGCCGCCGTCGAGAGCAACCTGCCACTCGCGGCCACAGCTGGTGTTGATCGCGAGTACGGAATTGGTGTCCCGGCGCCCGGGGTAGAAGGTTCCGGTGCCGATGAAGATGCCCATCCGGCCGCCCGAGAGCACGTTTCCGATCGTCGGAGACGCCTGCACGACTTGGTCGCTGTCATAGGCACAGCGCAGCCCACCGCCAGGGCGGCTGGCGTTGCCGCCGTTGCCGCTCGCCGCGAGGATGCGGATGTGCCCGCCTGACGGGTACTGGGTGCCGAAGGCCAAACCAGCCGTCGAATCCCCGCCCTCGATGATGTACGGCACGCCGGAAATGTAGGCGATCGACGGCGTGGAGAAGTTGGAATCCGCCTCGAACCAAGGGAATCCTCGCAGGTTGGCCCCGGTGTCACCGTTCACCGCGTACTGCTCCTGGTTCATCGAACCAGCGACCGCGTCCAGTCCCGACTGAAGGGATCCGAGCCCGACTGATCCCTGGACCCCGGAGGTCCCGGCGCCCGTCGGCTTGGCCGCCATGCCCCGAGACCACCGGACCGCGCCGTTGGCCGTGTAGGAGCGGATGCCGCCGACCGTCGGGGCGGCGGAGGTGCCCAGCCCGACGAAGATCTTGGCGGCGGAACCGCTGCCGGAGACCGACGGAGTCGAGTCCACGGCCGCGCCGGTGGCCACCGGCCACCCCGCCACCCGGGAGCCGTCGCCGGTGTGAAATGCGTAGAGCGTCCCCGACCGCGAGCCGGTGATCACCGACGGGCCGGACGCATCGAGAGTCCCGACGCCGGGTGAGCCGAGGGCCACCGGTCCGGCGTCACCGAGTGCATGGGCCCAGGTGAGGGTGAAGCGGGAGTCTGGCGGCGGCTGGATTCCCGCGGTGAGCACCGACGATCCGGTTGAGTACAGCTGCTGGTTCGCCGCCGAGTAGATCGCGAAGTTGCCGTTCGTCAGCATGACCGGGTGGGCCCCCGGGTTTCCTGAGGTGCGCGTCGAGAAGAGGGGGCGCTTTCCGTCGTAGATGACCAGGTTTCCATCGCCCTGCATGGCCAGGTACGCGTTCGGGTGCCCACCGGTACCCGACTGGAAGATGACGTCACTGCTGCCGGAGCGTTGATAGGTGACGACGAAATTCCCGTCCCCCTGCATCTGGGCCACGTAGTTGCCGGCCCTGAAGGGCCCGGCGTTCGGCGGCGGGGCAAGGGTGCCTGACTGCCAGCGGGGGGCGCCGCCGGCGCTGTAGGCCACTTCGTTGCCGTCGTCCTGCATCACCAGGCGAGCGGCGATCGGAGCCCGGTTCGTCGACGTGTACCAGAGCGGTCGGTTGGCCGTCGAGTAGATGACGATATTGCCGTCGGTCTGGAAGACCAGTCGCGCGCCGGGGTGTCCGCTGGTCGACGACTGCCAGCGGGCGCCGTGCGGACCGTACTGAACGAAGTTCCCGTCACCTTGCATGATGAGGGTGTACGTCCCCGAGGCCGACGTGATGCTCTGGCCGGCGACGAGCGTCGAGCCCATGCTCAGCACACCCGGAACGGTGGCCTTGGCATTCGGGGCCTGGGCCAGCGCCATCAGCAGGCTGGCGCACCCGACCGTCACGGCCAGCAGGCCGGTCGCGCGACGGCGACCTCGTGCAGACATGCCGGAGGGCAGCGGAATTCGTACCGGGGACATACCTAGCCTTAAGAGTCGACGACGGGTGCATGGATGCGTCTGGGGACGGCACCGCAGATTCGGCTAGACAGCCGGGAACCCGGCCGAGGCGAGAGCGTCGATTTCGGACGGGGGATCCGCTTCCAGAGTTGCCCCGACGCACGAGTAAGTCAAATTGAGTGAGCGCTGGAACACCATCAGTGCTCAGGCGACGATATCGGGTACCTCGAGCCGGGCCGCCTCGGCCGCCTTGTCGTCGGGCTGATCCTGAGAGTCACGCTCGGCCTGAACCCGCGCCTCGTAGTGGGCGACCTCGCTGGCCGTCTGGGCGGCTGACCAGCCGAGCGGGCCGGCCATCAGATCGGCCGCCGTCTGAGCCGAGCGCAGGCCGCGGTCCCAGGCTTCGATCGAGATCCGGGTGCGCCGGGCCAGCACGTCCTCCAGATGCCGGGCACCCTCGTGGGTGACGGCGTAGACGACCTCGGCCCGCAGGTAGTCGTCCGCCCCGGGCAGCGGCTCGGCCAGCGAAGAATCATCAGCAATCAGCGCAAGAATTTCGAATATCAGCGATCCGTAGCGGTTGAGCAGGTGGTCGATGCGGGCCACGTGCAGGCCCGAGGATTTTGCCAGCGCGCGTCGCTGGTTGGTGAGTGCGGCGAACCCGTCTGCCCCGACGAGCGGGGTCTGCGCCGTCACCGAATCGGCGACCTGCCGGTCCATGCCACGAGCTGCCTCGTCGACGGCATCGGCCGCCATCACCCGGTAGGTCGTGTACTTCCCACCGGCCACCACCACCAGCCCGGGCACCGGATGCCCGACGACGTGCTCGCGGGAGAGTTTCGAGGTCGACTCCGACTCCCCCGACAGCAGCGGGCGCAGCCCGGCGTAGACGCCCTCGACATCCTCCCGCGACAGCGGCGAGGTGAGGACCGAGTTGACGTGTTCGAGGAGGTAGTCGATGTCGCGGGCGGTGGCCGCCGGGTGGGCCTTCTCCAGCGACCAGTCGGTGTCGGTCGTGCCGATGATCCAGTGCCGACCCCAGGGGATCACGAAGAGGACGCTCTTCTCGGTGCGCAGGATGAGCCCGGTCGAGGACTGCAGCCGATCCCGCGGCACCACCAAGTGAATGCCCTTTGACGCACGCACGTGGAACTGCCCGCGGCTGTCGGCCAGCGCCTGCGTCTCGTCCGTCCAGACGCCGGTGGCGTTGATGACCTGACGGGCCCGAACCTCCAGTTCGGTGCCGGTCTCGGAGTCGACGACCCGGGCCCCGGTGACCCGCTCGCCCTCACGGAGCAGGCCGATCACCCGGGTTCTATTGGCGACGTGGGCTCCGAAGGAGGCGGCCGTACGGGCCAGCATCATGGTGTGGCGAGCGTCGTCGACCTGGGCGTCGTAGTACTGCACGGCCCCGACGAGCGAGTCCGGCCGAAGGCAGGGAGCCTCCCGCAGCGCGCGTCGTTTCGTCATGTGCCGGTGGTGCGGCAGCCCGCGGGACGCGCCACCGGCGGTACTCATCGCGTCGTAGAGGAGCACCCCGGCACCGACGTAGGGGCGCTCCCAGCCCCGGTGGGCCAGCGGGTACAGGAAGGGCACCGGACGCACCAGGTGGGGCGCGATCCGCTGCAGCAGCAGGCCGCGCTCCCGCAGCGCCTCGCGCACCAAACCGAAGTCCAGCATCTCCAGGTAGCGCAGGCCGCCGTGGATCAGCTTGCTGGAGCGACTCGAGGTGCCACTGGCCCAGTCCCGCTGCTCAACCATCGCCGTGGCCAGACCCCGGGTGACCGCGTCCAGGGCGGCCCCGCATCCGACCACACCACCGCCGATGACCAGCACGTCGAGTTCAGCGGCGCTCATTGCGACCAGTGCCTCGGCGCGCGCCTGCGGCGAGAGGGCTGCGGCAACCACGAAGAATTCTCCTTAGCGGTGGGCTACTGCAAGCCTCTCACGCGGACGGCAGGCCGACACGGACGGAGCGAGTGACGGTGAGCTCAACGCTCCGTCGGCACGTCCAGCGCCGGTTCGCCGAGCGCCACACCCGGGCCCCAGATCCCGCGGTACACACCGGCGCCGATGACGCCGCCGATTATCGGGGCCACGATGAACAACCAGAGTTGCCCGATGGCTCCGTTGCCGGCGAAGAGGGCCGGGCCGATGCTGCGCGCCGGGTTCACCGAGGTATTCGTGACCGGAATGCTGACCAGGTGGATCACGGTGAGGGTGAGGCCGATCGCCAGCCCGGCCAGAGCCGAAGTACCGATACGGTCGGTGGCGGCCAGTACGACGAAGACGAGCAGGAACGTCATCACGACCTCAGTGACGAAGCCTGATCCCAGGTTGTAGTTCGCCGGGCTGTGGACGCCGTAGCCGTTCTGGCCGAGGCCTTTGATGCTGCGGATGTAGCCCGGACGCCCTTCGGCGATGCCGAGCACGATCAGCGCCCCGACGATCCCGCCGGCGACCTGGGCGATGATGTAGGCGATCGCATCCCGGACATTGATCTTGCCGGTGACCAGCAGGCCGATCGTGACCGCCGGGTTTACGTGGCAGCCGGAGATCGGGCCGATCGCGTAGACCAGGAAGAGCAGCGTCAGCCCGAATGCGAAGGCGACACCGAGGTTGCCGACGACACTGCCGGAGATGACGGCGGTCCCCACACCACCGATGACGAGGATCGCGGTGCCGATGAACTCGGCGAGGTAACTCTTGATCTCTCTGTTCATGACTTGTCGTCCTCCAGGACAGACCAGTTCGACGTGTTTCGCCGTTTTCAGTCTGCCCGACGACCTTCGCAAATCATGTGAACGAATCGCAGCGAGTGCCCAGAACCCGACGCTGCGTCAGCCCGACGCCTCAACGAGCGCCAGGGCGTCAAGTGCGTCAGCAGCTCCGTCAGCGGGGGCCGAACTGCCGGTCACCGGCGTCGCCGAGACCCGGGACGATGTAGGCGTCGTCGTTGAGTCGCTCGTCGATGCTGGCCACCACCAGCCGGATCGGCAGGCCGCTGTCGGCCAGGCGCTGCACCCCCTCCGGAGCGGCCAGGGCGGCGACAATGGTGATGTCCTCGGCCCCGCGCGAGACGAGCAGGTTGATGCAGTGCAGCAGTGAACCGCCGGTGGCCACCATCGGGTCCAGGACGATCACCGGACGCCCGGCCAACGAATCCGGCAGCGAGGCCATGTACGCCTCGGGGTCATGCGTCTCTTCATTGCGGGCCAGCCCGACGAAGCCCATCTGCGACTCGGGCAGGAGATTGAAGGCCGCCTCGGCCATGCCCAGCCCGGCCCGCAGCACCGGCACCAGCAGCGGCGGGGTGGCCAGGGTGGCCCCGAGGGTCGGGGCCACCGGCGTCTGGATCTGGACCTCGGTGATGGCCAGCTCACGGGTCGCCTCGTAGACGAGGAGGGTGGCCAGCTCGCGCAGGGCGTTGCGAAACTCGGAATTGCTGCTGCGTTCATCGCGCATGACGGCCAGCCGGGTGGCGACGATCGGGTGCTCAACGACGAGAGTCTGCATCCTCGCACTCTAGTTCTCAACGGTGCACGGTAAGTTCGGGCCATGGCAAGTGCTCTGGATGCATCGATCATCCCCATCACTCTCACGATCAACGGCAAGACCGGGCTCACCCTCTGGGCCCCGCCTTGGGAGGACGAAGACGAGGAGGAGTGGCAGGGCTTCCTCGGCGACGGGCAGAAGATCCTGCTCTACCCCAACGCCCGGGAGCTGGCCGACTTCATCGCCGGCGGCGACGAGAACGACCTCTCCGACCACCCGGCGTGGGGGCGCGTCCAGCAGCTCACACCCGATCAGCTCCGTCCGGGCGGCGACGACGCC
Coding sequences within it:
- a CDS encoding D-mannose binding lectin — encoded protein: MSPVRIPLPSGMSARGRRRATGLLAVTVGCASLLMALAQAPNAKATVPGVLSMGSTLVAGQSITSASGTYTLIMQGDGNFVQYGPHGARWQSSTSGHPGARLVFQTDGNIVIYSTANRPLWYTSTNRAPIAARLVMQDDGNEVAYSAGGAPRWQSGTLAPPPNAGPFRAGNYVAQMQGDGNFVVTYQRSGSSDVIFQSGTGGHPNAYLAMQGDGNLVIYDGKRPLFSTRTSGNPGAHPVMLTNGNFAIYSAANQQLYSTGSSVLTAGIQPPPDSRFTLTWAHALGDAGPVALGSPGVGTLDASGPSVITGSRSGTLYAFHTGDGSRVAGWPVATGAAVDSTPSVSGSGSAAKIFVGLGTSAAPTVGGIRSYTANGAVRWSRGMAAKPTGAGTSGVQGSVGLGSLQSGLDAVAGSMNQEQYAVNGDTGANLRGFPWFEADSNFSTPSIAYISGVPYIIEGGDSTAGLAFGTQYPSGGHIRILAASGNGGNASRPGGGLRCAYDSDQVVQASPTIGNVLSGGRMGIFIGTGTFYPGRRDTNSVLAINTSCGREWQVALDGGTRATASLVDVQGNGSPLLIQPTFKAANSGSLYAINPANGAIVWHTALPGGMYGSATSIDLGNGYQSIIAATTGGTYIVDGRTGQITGTLNTSLGIQNTATVTRDPNGAIGVTVAGYNGYGRSIELHYELSGSNVSTVSGPGQWPVFKHDSQLTGVGS
- a CDS encoding glycerol-3-phosphate dehydrogenase → MVAAALSPQARAEALVAMSAAELDVLVIGGGVVGCGAALDAVTRGLATAMVEQRDWASGTSSRSSKLIHGGLRYLEMLDFGLVREALRERGLLLQRIAPHLVRPVPFLYPLAHRGWERPYVGAGVLLYDAMSTAGGASRGLPHHRHMTKRRALREAPCLRPDSLVGAVQYYDAQVDDARHTMMLARTAASFGAHVANRTRVIGLLREGERVTGARVVDSETGTELEVRARQVINATGVWTDETQALADSRGQFHVRASKGIHLVVPRDRLQSSTGLILRTEKSVLFVIPWGRHWIIGTTDTDWSLEKAHPAATARDIDYLLEHVNSVLTSPLSREDVEGVYAGLRPLLSGESESTSKLSREHVVGHPVPGLVVVAGGKYTTYRVMAADAVDEAARGMDRQVADSVTAQTPLVGADGFAALTNQRRALAKSSGLHVARIDHLLNRYGSLIFEILALIADDSSLAEPLPGADDYLRAEVVYAVTHEGARHLEDVLARRTRISIEAWDRGLRSAQTAADLMAGPLGWSAAQTASEVAHYEARVQAERDSQDQPDDKAAEAARLEVPDIVA
- a CDS encoding aquaporin Z, which translates into the protein MNREIKSYLAEFIGTAILVIGGVGTAVISGSVVGNLGVAFAFGLTLLFLVYAIGPISGCHVNPAVTIGLLVTGKINVRDAIAYIIAQVAGGIVGALIVLGIAEGRPGYIRSIKGLGQNGYGVHSPANYNLGSGFVTEVVMTFLLVFVVLAATDRIGTSALAGLAIGLTLTVIHLVSIPVTNTSVNPARSIGPALFAGNGAIGQLWLFIVAPIIGGVIGAGVYRGIWGPGVALGEPALDVPTER
- a CDS encoding uracil phosphoribosyltransferase codes for the protein MQTLVVEHPIVATRLAVMRDERSSNSEFRNALRELATLLVYEATRELAITEVQIQTPVAPTLGATLATPPLLVPVLRAGLGMAEAAFNLLPESQMGFVGLARNEETHDPEAYMASLPDSLAGRPVIVLDPMVATGGSLLHCINLLVSRGAEDITIVAALAAPEGVQRLADSGLPIRLVVASIDERLNDDAYIVPGLGDAGDRQFGPR